A single Drechmeria coniospora strain ARSEF 6962 chromosome 03, whole genome shotgun sequence DNA region contains:
- a CDS encoding alpha-ribazole-5'-phosphate phosphatase-like protein — protein MRLFFIRHGESVDNVAGIVAGSRDSPLTSHGFLQARRLGPALARDVLVSHIFSSPLQRAVKTAEAVRDAQREQHGAVPHFVLVSDLQEKDFGSREGASFRSRSSAGTVDDAESTSVMMKRANCFLDDYLVPLLCVDADTDMACAVVSHGIFLGVLTRALLKRICPHHIALPPVSEPSDATTDASGHTRFFWSNTGFLELTVAGLDVADPSRLPLQLRIDRVDCTSHLESLHKTRGGIGSAVFDPHQRTMHSYFTSASDQMPGSRA, from the coding sequence ATGCGCCTGTTCTTCATCCGCCACGGTGAGAGCGTGGATAATgttgccggcatcgtcgccggctcccGCGACTCGCCTCTCACCTCGCACGGCTTCCTGCAGGCGCGGCGGCTGGGACCGGCCCTCGCCCGGGACGTGCTCGTGTCTCACATAttctcctcgccgctgcaGCGTGCGGTGAAGACGGCCGAAGCTGTGCGCGACGCTCAGCGTGAGCAGCATGGCGCGGTCCCGCACTTTGTGCTCGTCTCCGACCTGCAGGAGAAGGACTTTGGCAGCCGTGAGGGCGCGTCGTTTCGCTCCAGATCTTCTGCCGGAacagtcgacgacgccgaatcCACTTCTGTGATGATGAAGCGGGCAAACTGTTTCCTCGATGATTATCTGGTGCCGCTCTTGTGCGTCGACGCAGACACCGACATGGCttgcgccgtcgtctcgcaTGGTATCTTTCTCGGCGTGCTCACCAGAGCCCTGCTGAAGAGGATATGCCCCCATCACATTGCTCTGCCCCCTGTGTCGGAGCCAAGTGATGCGACGACGGATGCTTCAGGCCACACGAGGTTTTTCTGGAGCAACACCGGATTCCTCGAGCTGACTGTCGCTGGCCTTGACGTCGCTGATCCATCGAGGCTGCCTTTGCAGCTGCGCATCGACCGCGTCGACTGCACCTCTCACCTGGAGAGTTTGCACAAAACGCGCGGGGGCATCGGCAGCGCCGTGTTCGACCCCCATCAGCGGACCATGCACAGTTATTTCACGTCGGCATCGGACCAGATGCCGGGCAGCAGAGCATAA
- a CDS encoding ABC transporter: MGDETSGSAETAGKSRPLSSDPSADPSGPSATAEEPSGQEKQSGSDPAAQAEETAEYAPLKVNNSETDGPPLERKRTIQSDDDLFRVLSRRRTNATSGSAEDRAGESQEIERLMSRLFGKARQEQSEDENTRHSGVVFRNLTVKGVGLGASLQPTVGDIFLGLPRKLRSLFTKGEKTSSKPPVRELISNFDGCVRPGELLLVLGRPGSGCTTFLKSFCNQRSGFEAVEGDVMYGGTDAAEMGRRFRGEVIYNPEDDLHYATLTVRRTLRFALQTRTPDKKSRLQNESRQDYVREFLKVVTKLFWIEHTLGTKVGDEFIRGVSGGERKRVSIAEAMITRASVQGWDNSSKGLDASTALEYVRSIRAMTNMADVSTAVSLYQAGESLYQLVDKVLLIDGGKCLYFGPAENAKQYFLDLGFDCPERWTTADFLTSVSDEHERSIREGWDDRIPRSPDEFSEAYRKSDVYAKNISDIESFEAEVEEKVRARAEDLKKTAEKNYTLPFHQQVLACTKRQFLVMLGDKASLFGKWGGLIFQGLIVGSSFYNIPLTAVGVFPRGGALFLLLLFNALLALAEMTAAFSSKPILLKHKSFSFYRPSAFALAQTVVDIPLVLIQVLIFAIIIYFMANLARTASQFFIAVLILWLVTMTTYAFFRAIASFCRTIDVATRFTGISVQILIVYTGYLIPPTSMHPWFSWLRYINWIQYGFEALMANEFSDADIICVPPYLVPQGPQAAPEFQSCALRGSVEGQTIVQGSAYIESAFGYSRAHLWRNFGFLWAFFLAFVFLTALGMELMKANAGGGAITVFKRGQVPKSVEAAIKTGGRGKKGDEEETSTPEPAAPAMLEEDQTDADSGDNLKQIAKNEAVFTFRNINYTIPYENGERRLLQDVQGFVRPGKLTALMGASGAGKTTLLNALAQRIKFGTITGDFLVDGRPLPKSFQRATGFAEQMDIHEPTATVREALQFSALLRQPRETPKKEKLAYCEAIIDLLEMRSIAGATIGRVGEGLNQEQRKRLTIGVELASKPELLMFLDEPTSGLDSGAAFNIVRFLRKLADAGQAVLCTIHQPSAVLFEYFDELVLLKSGGRVVYHGPLGKDSQDLIQYFRSHGAHSCPPDVNPAEYMLEAIGAGDPNYKGKDWGDVWAASEEHEARAREIDDLISKRRQVEPSRQMQDDREYAASMSTQLSIVVRRAFVAYWRTPGYIIGKFMLHILTGLFNCFTFWRLGYSVIDYQNRLFSIFMTLTISPPLIQQLQPVFLNSRNIFQSRENSAKIYSWVAWVTAATVVEIPYAIVAGSIYFCCWWWGIFGTRVSSFASGFAYLLVLLFELYYVSFGQGIAAFAPNELLASLLVPVFFLFVIAFCGVVVPPDALPYFWRSWMYWLSPFHYLFEAFLGVVIHDQPVECLDDEFATFQPPSNLTCDEYVDPYIATMGGSVETSVEGVCEYCQYATGDEFGVGFSVYYDNIWRDFGIFCGFIVFNYAVIYFATWMRYGYRGGNPFKLILAKVRKPKKAAS, from the exons ATGGGTGACGAAACATCAGGCTCGGCGGAGACGGCCGGCAAGTCGCGACCCCTGTCCTCCGACCCGTCGGCCGACCCGAGCGGCCCGTCTGCGACGGCAGAAGAACCGTCCGGCCAGGAGAAGCAATCCGGCTCGGATCCGGCAGCGCaggcggaggagacggccgaaTACGCGCCGTTGAAAGTCAACAACTCCGAGACCGACGGGCCGCCGCTCGAGAGGAAGCGCACGATCCAGTCCGACGATGACCTGTTCCGGGTCCTATCCCGGCGTCGCACCAATGCCACCTCCGGTTCGGCCGAGGATCGGGCGGGAGAGTCGCAGGAGATTGAGCGGCTCATGTCTCGACTCTTCGGCAAGGCTCGACAGGAGCagagcgaggacgagaacaCGCGACACAGCGGCGTCGTCTTCCGGAACCTCACCGTCAAGGGCGTCGGTCTCGGCGCCAGCCTGCAGCCGACGGTCGGCGACATATTCCTCGGCCTCCCGAGGAAGCTGAGGAGCCTCTTCACCAAGGGCGAAAAgacgtcgtcgaagccgccggTACGCGAGCTCATCAGCAACTTTGACGGATGCGTCCGGCCAggcgagctgctcctcgtcctcggccggcccggCTCCGGCTGCACGACCTTCCTCAAGTCCTTTTGCAACCAACGGTCCGGGTTCGAGGCGGTCGAAGGCGACGTCATGTACGGCGGaaccgacgcggccgagatgggcaGACGCTTCCGCGGCGAGGTCATCTACAACCCCGAGGACGACCTTCACTACGCCACCCTCACAGTGAGACGGACGCTCCGGTTCGCGCTCCAGACGCGCACGCCCGACAAGAAGTCGCGGCTCCAGAACGAGTCTCGACAGGACTACGTGCGCGAGTTCCTCAAGGTCGTCACCAAGCTGTTCTGGATCGAGCACACGCTCGGCAccaaggtcggcgacgagttCATCCGCGGCGtctccggcggcgagcggaaACGGGTCagcatcgccgaggccatgatCACGCGCGCCTCCGTCCAGGGCTGGGACAACTCCAGCAAGGGTCTCGATGCCAGCACGGCCCTCGAGTACGTGCGCTCCATCCGCGCCATGACCAACATGGCCGAcgtgtcgacggccgtgtcGCTGTACCAGGCGGGCGAGTCGCTCtaccagctcgtcgacaaggtcctcctcatcgacggcggcaagtgTCTGTACTTTGGCCCTGCCGAGAACGCGAAGCAGTacttcctcgacctcggcttcGACTGCCCTGAAcgatggacgacggccgacttcCTCACGTCGGTCagcgacgagcacgagcgaaGCATCCGCGAGGGCTGGGACGATCGCATCCCTCGGTCGCCCGACGAATTCTCCGAGGCGTACCGGAAGAGCGACGTGTACGCCAAGAACATCTCCGACATCGAGTCGTTCGAGGCAGAGGTCGAAGAAAAGGTTCGCGCCCGGGCCGAGGATctgaagaagacggcggagaagaacTACACGCTTCCGTTCCACCAGCAGGTCCTCGCCTGCACGAAGCGCCAGTTCCTCGTCATGCTTGGCGACAAGGCCTCGCTCTTCGGAAAATGGGGCGGCCTCATCTTCCAGGGTCTCATCGTCGGAAGTTCCTTTTACAACATACcgctgacggccgtcggcgtcttcccccgaggcggcgccctcttcctccttcTCTTGTTCAACGCGctgctcgcgctcgccgagatgacggcggccttTTCGTCGAAGCCGATCCTGCTCAAGCACAAGTCGTTTTCCTTCTACCGGCCCTCGGCCTTTGCCCTCGCCCAGACGGTCGTCGACATACCGCTGGTCCTGATACAGGTCCTCATCTTCGCCATCATCATCTACTTCATGGCCAACCTGGCGCGGACGGCATCGCAAttcttcatcgccgtcctGATCCTCTGGCTCGTGACCATGACGACGTACGCGTTCTTCCGTGCTATCGCCTCCTTCTGCCGCACCATCGACGTCGCCACCCGCTTCACCGGCATATCGGTCCAGATCCTCATCGTCTACACCGGCTACCTGAtcccgccgacgtcgatgcaCCCCTGGTTCAGCTGGCTGCGGTACATCAACTGGATCCAGTACGGTTTCGAGGCGCTCATGGCGAACGAGTTTAGCGACGCGGACATCATCTGCGTGCCTCCCTATCTCGTCCCCCAGGGACCGCAGGCGGCGCCCGAGTTTCAATCCTGCGCCCTGCGCGGCAGCGTCGAAGGGCAAACCATCGTGCAAGGCTCGGCCTACATCGAGTCGGCCTTTGGGTACAGCCGAGCCCATCTTTGGCGAAACTTTGGCTTCCTGTGGGCGttcttcctcgccttcgtcttCCTCACAGCCCTCGGCATGGAGCTCATGAAGGCCAACGCCGGCGGAGGCGCCATCACCGTCTTCAAACGAGGCCAAGTGCCCAAGAGCGTCGAGGCAGCCATCAAGACCGGAGGGCGCGGGAAGAAGGGTGACGAAGAGGAGACGAGCACCCCGGAACCGGCCGCGCCGGCCATGCTCGAGGAGGACCAGACGGATGCCGACTCGGGCGACAACCTGAAGCAGATTGCCAAGAACGAGGCCGTCTTTACCTTTCGGAACATCAACTACACGATACCGTACGAGAACGGGGAGCGACGCCTCCTGCAGGACGTTCAGGGATTCGTCCGACCGGGCAAGCTGACCGCTCTCATGGGTGCTTCCG GGGCCGGAAAAACGACGCTGCTCAACGCGCTCGCGCAACGCATCAAGTTTGGCACCATCACCGGCgacttcctcgtcgacggccggccgctGCCCAAGTCGTTCCAGAGGGCCACCGGTTTCGCCGAGCAGATGGACATTCACGAGCCAACGGCGACGGTCCGGGAGGCGCTTCAGTTCTCCGCCCTCCTGCGCCAGCCGCGCGAGACGCCGAAGAAGGAAAAGCTCGCGTACTGcgaggccatcatcgaccTCCTCGAGATGAGAagcatcgccggcgccacCATCGGCagggtcggcgagggcctgAACCAGGAGCAGCGCAAGAGGCTGaccatcggcgtcgagctcgcctcCAAGCCGGAGCTGCTCATGTTCCTGGACGAGCCGACGAGCGGCCTCGACTCGGGCGCCGCCTTCAACATCGTTCGCTTCCTGCGAAagctggccgacgccgggcaGGCCGTCCTGTGCACCATCCACcagccctcggccgtcctgTTCGAGTACtttgacgagctcgtcctcctcaAGTCTGGCGGACGGGTCGTCTACCATGGCCCGTTGGGAAAGGACAGCCAGGATCTGATCCAGTACTTTCGCTCCCACGGCGCGCATTCCTGCCCGCCGGACGTCAATCCCGCCGAGTACATGCTCGaagccatcggcgccggagACCCGAACTATAAGGGCAAGGACTGGGGAGACGTGTGGGCCGCGTCAGAGGAGCACGAGGCGCGTGCCCGCGAGATCGACGACTTGATCTCGAAGCGGCGGCAGGTCGAGCCGTCGAGGCAGATGCAAGACGACCGCGAGTACGCGGCGTCCATGTCGACGCAGCTGTCCATCGTCGTGAGGCGGGCCTTTGTGGCATACTGGCGCACGCCGGGATACATCATCGGCAAGTTTATGCTCCACATCCTGACGGGGCTCTTCAACTGCTTCACCTTTTGGCGGCTCGGTTATTCGGTCATCGATTACCAGAATCGGCTCTTCTCCATCTTCATGACCCTGaccatctcgccgccgctgatCCAGCAGCTGCAGCCCGTCTTCCTCAACTCGCGCAACATCTTCCAGTCGCGCGAGAACAGCGCCAAGATATACTCGTGGGTCGCCTGGgtcacggcggcgacggtcgtcGAGATACCgtacgccatcgtcgccggcagcatCTACTTTTGCTGCTGGTGGTGGGGGATCTTTGGCACGCGCGTCTCGAGCTTCGCCTCGGGCTTCGCCTATCTGCTCGTCCTCTTGTTCGAGCTCTACTACGTCAGCTTCGGGCAGGGGATCGCGGCGTTTGCACCCAACGAGCTCTTGGCCTCGCTCCTGGTCCCCGTCTTCTTCCTGTTCGTCATCGCCTTttgcggcgtcgtcgtgccgccCGACGCGCTGCCGTACTTTTGGCgcagctggatgtattggctgTCGCCCTTCCACTACCTGTTCGAGGCtttcctcggcgtcgtcatccaCGACCAGCCGGTCGAGTGCTTGGACGACGAGTTTGCCACGTTCCAGCCGCCGTCCAACCTGACGTGCGACGAGTACGTCGATCCGTACATTGCCACCATGGGTGGCTCGGTGGAAACGAGCGTCGAGGGAGTGTGCGAGTACTGCCAGTATGCCACGGGCGACGAGTTTGGCGTCGGATTCAGCGTCTACTACGACAACATCTGGCGGGATTTCGGCATCTTTTGCGGCTTCATCGTCTTCAACTATGCCGTCATATACTTTGCCACATGGATGCGGTACGGATACCGAGGCGGGAATCCATTCAAGCTGATCCTGGCCAAGGTGCGGAAGCCAAAGAAGGCCGCGAGCTGA
- a CDS encoding phosphotransferase family protein, with product MPIPVAPRVAPGLPWFRDDDELPAPLPTKRQIESSTMEFPSIFDPSARRTVLVNGVFVVKYGPAVFENEGHALMLMEAYPSIPAPLLHAMYRDDGTLYIVMQYIPGRQLSDVWPNLTEDEKSSIVSQLRAASESLRSIPSRGFYGGVFGGPLPHRYFFSSDKDPRITGPFSADEDLCHALVLRSAKNWEAWGRRGWMTEFFARHLAAALGGHDGLFAHSDFQRKNILVREEFSAPCNGSSPPKSFRVAAILDWESAGWYPSYWEYALCFAYFDWSDDWPEKVESILDPYVKESALLRMVGQDMDL from the coding sequence ATGCCGATTCCGGTCGCACCGAGGGTCGCGCCGGGCCTCCCATGGTTtcgtgacgacgatgagctaCCTGCTCCCCTTCCGACGAAACGTCAGATTGAGAGCTCGACGATGGAATTCCCAAGCATATTCGACCCGAGTGCTCGACGAACTGTTCTCGTCAATGGAGTTTTTGTGGTAAAATATGGACCGGCCGTCTTTGAGAATGAAGGACACGCATTGATGCTGATGGAAGCCTATCCGAGCATTCCCGCCCCTCTCCTCCACGCCATGTATCGTGACGACGGCACGCTGTACATCGTCATGCAGTACATCCCGGGTCGTCAGCTGAGCGACGTGTGGCCAAATCTGACCGAGGATGAAAAATCGTCCATCGTGAGCCAGCTGAGGGCCGCCTCGGAGAGTCTGCGGTCCATCCCGTCGCGGGGATTCTACGGAGGTGTGTTTGGAGGACCACTGCCGCACAGATACTTCTTCTCCTCGGACAAAGATCCTCGCATCACGGGGCCCTTttctgccgacgaggatctGTGCCACGCGCTCGTCTTGCGCTCCGCCAAGAACTGGGAGGCCtggggacgacgaggctggaTGACGGAGTTTTTCGCTCGTCACTTGGCCGCAGCACTTGGCGGCCACGATGGCTTATTCGCACACTCGGATTTCCAACGCAAAAATATACTGGTGCGGGAAGAATTCTCCGCCCCATGCAACGGTTCGAGCCCCCCAAAATCCTTCCGGGTCGCAGCCATCTTGGACTGGGAGTCTGCGGGTTGGTATCCGAGCTACTGGGAGTATGCCCTATGCTTTGCGTACTTTGACTGGTCCGACGATTGGCCTGAAAAGGTTGAAAGCATCCTCGACCCATACGTGAAGGAATCCGCGCTGCTGAGGATGGTCGGACAGGACATGGATTTGTAG